One part of the Arcanobacterium phocisimile genome encodes these proteins:
- a CDS encoding metal ABC transporter permease, with translation MSAEWFYATFIEMWTHTFMVRGFAVTVLAASVCALLSCWLVLVGWSLMGDALSHAVVPGIVIAYILGFPFSIGAFIAALICVGLIAVLRNGSGLKEDTVMGVVFTTMLALGLVLISVFPSQIHLQHVIFGDLLGITQSDLLQVVILAPLAAVIVILKRRDLTLFAFDPIHASAIGLSTRRLSALLLTCLAMTVVVAMQAVGAILIVALLIIPGAIAFLMTSSFKRMLWIAPLMSALSVTIGIYSSYWYNMASGAAVVLVHGIVFSIVYVFSPRGLDILHRISNLMLARSTRS, from the coding sequence ATGAGCGCAGAATGGTTTTATGCCACGTTTATTGAAATGTGGACACACACATTTATGGTTCGCGGTTTTGCGGTGACAGTTCTCGCGGCCTCGGTATGTGCGTTGTTGTCGTGCTGGTTGGTACTCGTGGGCTGGTCGCTTATGGGCGACGCGCTCTCGCACGCAGTGGTTCCTGGCATCGTTATCGCCTACATTTTAGGATTCCCGTTCTCCATCGGAGCGTTTATTGCCGCACTGATCTGTGTGGGGCTGATCGCGGTTCTGCGCAACGGTTCTGGCCTAAAAGAAGACACCGTGATGGGCGTAGTGTTTACAACAATGCTTGCTTTAGGACTTGTGCTTATTTCGGTGTTTCCGAGCCAGATCCACCTCCAACATGTCATTTTTGGTGACTTGCTTGGAATTACGCAATCAGACCTTTTACAGGTAGTGATTTTGGCACCACTTGCGGCCGTGATCGTTATTCTGAAGCGTCGCGATCTGACATTGTTCGCTTTCGATCCGATTCATGCCAGCGCGATCGGACTGTCAACCAGGCGGTTATCTGCCTTGCTTTTAACCTGTTTAGCGATGACCGTGGTGGTGGCTATGCAAGCTGTTGGTGCCATTTTGATTGTGGCCCTGTTGATCATCCCGGGTGCCATCGCATTTTTAATGACCTCGTCATTTAAACGAATGCTATGGATTGCCCCGCTCATGTCGGCTTTAAGTGTCACGATTGGTATTTATTCGTCCTACTGGTACAACATGGCTTCGGGGGCTGCAGTTGTTCTGGTACACGGAATCGTCTTCTCCATCGTGTACGTGTTTTCGCCACGCGGATTAGATATCCTGCACCGGATCAGCAATCTTATGCTTGCCCGTTCCACTCGTTCTTAA
- a CDS encoding HD domain-containing protein codes for MSRIELDDVRTYCARVYDADRTGHGMDHINRVVGLCELIIAEMDPELINPDIIFTAAYVHDLIDPKVVADVDGARANLAVYLTTLEFSGDESAEIFDIIDHMSFSKNIARRHELTLNGQIVQDADRLDAIGAIGIGRAFYYGGKHGDLLYDPQLLPRDLSDESTYREHTSVINHFYEKLFTLVETLNTEPAKRIGELRNERMRSFVENFKNEWNGQA; via the coding sequence ATGTCTCGTATCGAATTAGATGATGTCCGTACCTATTGTGCCCGTGTTTACGACGCCGATCGGACCGGTCATGGAATGGACCACATTAATCGTGTAGTTGGGTTATGTGAGCTCATTATTGCCGAGATGGATCCGGAACTTATTAACCCGGATATTATCTTCACGGCCGCCTATGTGCACGATCTGATCGATCCGAAAGTTGTTGCCGATGTCGATGGGGCCCGCGCCAACCTAGCTGTCTATCTCACTACCTTAGAGTTCAGCGGAGACGAGAGTGCTGAAATTTTCGACATCATCGACCACATGTCGTTTTCGAAAAATATTGCGAGGCGCCACGAACTAACCTTGAATGGGCAGATCGTTCAAGACGCAGATCGACTCGACGCAATTGGGGCCATCGGAATCGGACGCGCCTTCTATTACGGTGGAAAGCACGGCGATCTGCTCTACGATCCGCAACTCCTGCCCCGTGATCTGAGCGACGAATCCACCTATCGTGAACACACCAGCGTGATTAACCACTTCTACGAAAAGCTCTTCACTCTTGTTGAAACGCTCAACACCGAACCGGCAAAGCGCATCGGTGAGTTACGAAATGAGCGAATGCGCTCCTTCGTCGAAAACTTTAAGAACGAGTGGAACGGGCAAGCATAA
- a CDS encoding transporter substrate-binding domain-containing protein, which translates to MSIMKRISAITGISMLLAACAGTQGSTANDTTMPTDLLQATQETKTITVGTEGTYRPYSYTDERGNLVGIEVDIMKLLAKDLGAEVNFTVAPWDGLIAGVDAGKYPVVINNLAINDERKKKYDFSIPYTRDVAKFAVRDDSPLRTIDDLTPQLKAAQSSTSNLGMTAKDIYGLGIVPVDGFVQAVDLVTSGRADVTLNSLATFKLYQEENDASQIRLLDGEVATPDCCSILVEKGQDEFVTALNEAIERRLADGSIAEITRKYVGEDMSAKVSAQ; encoded by the coding sequence ATGTCTATTATGAAACGCATTAGTGCAATTACTGGAATTTCGATGCTCCTTGCGGCATGTGCAGGCACCCAGGGATCAACAGCAAACGACACGACTATGCCAACGGATTTGCTTCAGGCAACGCAAGAAACCAAGACGATCACTGTCGGAACTGAAGGTACTTACCGTCCATACTCCTACACCGACGAACGCGGAAACCTCGTAGGTATCGAAGTAGATATCATGAAGCTTCTGGCTAAAGATCTTGGTGCAGAGGTTAACTTTACGGTTGCACCGTGGGACGGTTTGATTGCCGGAGTGGATGCCGGTAAGTACCCCGTCGTCATCAATAATCTCGCGATAAATGACGAACGTAAGAAAAAATACGACTTCTCTATTCCATACACCCGTGACGTGGCAAAGTTTGCTGTACGTGACGATTCGCCACTGCGTACAATCGACGACTTAACCCCGCAGCTCAAAGCTGCACAAAGTTCGACGTCGAATCTGGGTATGACTGCCAAGGATATCTACGGTTTGGGTATTGTTCCGGTTGATGGTTTCGTCCAGGCTGTGGATCTCGTAACTTCTGGGCGTGCAGATGTCACGTTAAATTCCCTCGCCACGTTCAAGCTCTATCAAGAAGAGAACGACGCAAGCCAGATTCGCTTGCTTGACGGTGAAGTTGCGACTCCAGATTGCTGCTCAATCCTCGTCGAGAAAGGCCAAGACGAATTTGTGACTGCGCTTAATGAAGCTATCGAGCGCCGCTTAGCAGATGGCTCAATTGCTGAAATCACTCGCAAGTATGTTGGCGAAGATATGTCAGCTAAGGTGAGTGCGCAGTGA
- a CDS encoding amino acid ABC transporter ATP-binding protein, with amino-acid sequence MLNVTDLYKTYTSKDGEPVRALDGVSINFDPQQTTAIIGPSGSGKSTLLRSLNLLETPEQGTLKVSDREIEFSNRLSAEDKHVVRAHSAMVFQDFQLFAHLSVLDNVTFGPIRALNIPRAQAVEQGRELLAKVGLAGREKAYPFQLSGGQKQRVAIARALAMKPEFLLCDEPTSALDPELAAEVRSTLQDVARGQTALVLVTHDMGFARSIADRIVFLQDGKIEYDGPTQAFFAAPTARIERFLDLFS; translated from the coding sequence ATGCTTAACGTTACCGATTTGTATAAGACATACACCAGCAAAGATGGCGAACCAGTGCGTGCGCTTGACGGTGTATCGATCAATTTCGATCCACAGCAAACGACGGCGATTATTGGACCGTCAGGTTCTGGAAAATCAACGTTGTTACGTTCGCTGAACCTGCTGGAAACTCCCGAACAAGGCACGTTAAAAGTTTCTGACCGAGAGATTGAGTTTTCGAACCGGCTCTCAGCTGAAGATAAGCATGTGGTACGGGCACATTCGGCGATGGTCTTCCAAGATTTCCAACTTTTCGCGCATCTCAGTGTACTTGATAATGTCACGTTCGGACCGATACGTGCGTTAAACATTCCGCGCGCGCAGGCCGTGGAACAAGGTCGTGAACTGTTAGCCAAGGTTGGTCTAGCCGGGCGGGAAAAAGCTTATCCGTTTCAGCTTTCTGGTGGGCAAAAACAGCGTGTGGCAATTGCTCGAGCGCTTGCTATGAAACCAGAGTTCTTGTTGTGTGATGAGCCGACGTCGGCGTTAGACCCAGAACTGGCAGCTGAGGTGCGTTCCACGCTTCAAGATGTTGCACGTGGTCAAACTGCGTTAGTGTTGGTCACTCACGATATGGGGTTTGCGCGCTCAATCGCAGACCGAATCGTTTTCTTGCAAGACGGAAAAATTGAATACGACGGCCCCACTCAAGCGTTTTTTGCAGCGCCTACTGCACGTATTGAACGGTTCTTGGATTTGTTCTCGTAA
- a CDS encoding energy-coupling factor transporter transmembrane component T family protein, producing MAKAVLGYVDRPGFLHRLTGTAKLILVGALVLAAMLTFDARLLLALSALSMVLWAVSRIKLSDLKVVLLIILTFMLLNNLLIFVFAPRYGVSLFGTEHIIVAGPGRWVLTWEQLFYQALVTLKYFAVLPGVLLFIATTPPPEFAASLNSLGVPYRFAYSVSLALRYIPDVQRDYETISIAQQARGLDASRKAPLGERAKNLLAVLMPLLFGSLDRIETTSAAMELRGFGSRKKRTWWSARPLRLGDWLIILASIAIVGVAIWLQYVNGGRFWNPFV from the coding sequence GTGGCTAAAGCAGTTCTCGGATATGTGGATCGCCCCGGGTTCCTCCACCGCCTCACCGGCACCGCAAAACTTATCTTAGTTGGGGCGCTGGTGCTTGCCGCTATGCTCACCTTCGATGCCCGGCTCCTCCTTGCACTGTCTGCGCTGTCGATGGTTCTTTGGGCAGTGTCACGGATCAAGCTCAGCGATCTGAAAGTTGTGTTGCTCATTATTCTGACTTTCATGCTGCTCAACAACCTGCTGATTTTTGTGTTCGCCCCACGCTACGGCGTGTCCTTATTCGGCACAGAACATATTATCGTGGCTGGCCCAGGCCGCTGGGTGTTGACGTGGGAGCAACTATTTTACCAGGCATTGGTGACGTTGAAATACTTCGCGGTGCTGCCCGGTGTTCTGCTGTTTATTGCCACTACCCCGCCACCGGAATTTGCCGCCTCTCTCAACTCCCTCGGTGTCCCCTACCGTTTCGCCTATTCGGTTTCTCTAGCGTTGCGCTACATTCCCGATGTGCAACGCGACTATGAGACTATTTCGATAGCCCAGCAGGCCCGCGGTTTGGACGCCTCACGCAAAGCTCCGCTCGGGGAACGCGCCAAGAACCTTCTAGCTGTACTCATGCCGCTCCTGTTCGGTTCCCTCGACCGCATCGAAACAACGTCAGCAGCTATGGAGTTGCGCGGATTTGGTAGCCGAAAAAAGCGTACCTGGTGGTCTGCACGCCCACTGCGATTGGGCGATTGGCTTATTATTCTGGCCAGTATTGCTATCGTAGGGGTAGCGATCTGGTTGCAGTATGTCAACGGTGGTCGTTTTTGGAACCCGTTCGTTTAG
- a CDS encoding ABC transporter ATP-binding protein, with amino-acid sequence MEPTTPLILIEGLTKRYASTTALADVSLDLHPGKVIGLIGNNGSGKTTLMKILAGVLSDWEGTVRIAGYAPSPKTKKRLAFLPSAQFLNKTMTAGDACRLYARFFTDFDIRKAHDLLDYFDLPLDKKLKEMSKGMNEKVQVSLTMSRNADIYLLDEPISGVDPATRSTILNGILRDFSPEALMVLSTHLVADVEAILDDVILINNGKVARYANVDDLREEYGMSLDSICRKGLN; translated from the coding sequence ATGGAACCGACCACACCCCTTATTCTCATAGAAGGGTTAACCAAACGTTATGCATCGACGACCGCACTAGCCGATGTCTCGCTTGATTTACATCCTGGAAAAGTTATTGGCCTGATCGGTAATAACGGTTCCGGTAAAACAACACTGATGAAAATTTTAGCTGGTGTACTCTCCGACTGGGAAGGGACAGTTAGGATTGCCGGATACGCACCTAGCCCAAAAACAAAGAAACGTCTCGCCTTCTTACCCTCGGCACAGTTCTTAAACAAAACGATGACCGCTGGTGACGCATGCCGGCTGTATGCTCGATTCTTTACCGATTTCGACATCCGCAAAGCCCATGATCTGCTGGACTACTTCGACTTGCCCTTGGATAAGAAGCTCAAAGAGATGTCTAAGGGGATGAACGAGAAGGTTCAAGTCTCGCTAACGATGTCACGCAATGCCGATATTTACTTGCTTGACGAGCCTATCTCGGGTGTCGATCCAGCAACCCGAAGCACTATTTTGAACGGAATTTTGCGCGACTTTAGCCCCGAAGCACTCATGGTGCTCTCCACTCATCTAGTTGCCGACGTCGAAGCGATTCTCGACGATGTCATCCTCATTAACAACGGCAAGGTTGCCCGTTACGCCAACGTTGACGATCTGCGTGAGGAATATGGAATGTCCCTCGATAGTATTTGCCGGAAAGGATTGAACTGA
- the brnQ gene encoding branched-chain amino acid transport system II carrier protein has translation MFSQSSRSILFSGFALFAMFFGAGNLIFPPMIGVNAGESAYPAIAGFLVTGVALTVLGMIAAGTLRKNEVRIADRVGRRFGAVFTTVLFLVIAMLYATPRVATVSFEMGVVPFAGDGQIVLVVYTAVFFAICYALILQPAKIIERIGAYLTPALLVLLVIMSLSSYLLPNLNHAANESYAQSPFATGLIEGYFTMDSLAALMFAPVILGALASAGFVGKKLYGGMVKASVLAGVLLALTYLGLVNIGIVGDGDNGAAVITNVSHELFGRPGQMIFGLIVFLACLTTALGLMTASVAYFSKLVPQLSSHTWLIIHVVVAFGLSNLGLDIILMLVAPLTQLLYPITIAVIVVALVEAFAVRCYLTWSYRLAAYTAAALAIPEALNATGISAFSSFRFFLDLFPLGYLQMAWLVPALVALVLGLAIDMILKPATLAQEA, from the coding sequence ATGTTTTCTCAATCGTCAAGATCTATTTTGTTCTCCGGGTTTGCTCTGTTCGCCATGTTTTTTGGTGCAGGCAACCTAATTTTCCCGCCGATGATTGGTGTTAATGCTGGCGAATCTGCATATCCGGCAATCGCTGGATTCCTCGTTACTGGCGTCGCATTGACTGTCCTTGGCATGATTGCGGCTGGCACACTTCGGAAAAATGAAGTCCGGATAGCTGACCGCGTTGGTCGGCGGTTCGGCGCGGTCTTCACTACGGTGTTATTTCTTGTGATCGCGATGCTCTATGCAACACCACGTGTAGCAACTGTCAGCTTCGAAATGGGTGTTGTTCCGTTTGCTGGAGATGGCCAAATCGTCCTGGTTGTCTATACGGCAGTGTTCTTCGCGATCTGTTACGCATTAATTTTGCAACCGGCGAAGATTATTGAGCGTATCGGAGCCTATTTGACCCCCGCTTTGTTGGTGTTACTGGTAATTATGTCATTATCGTCCTATTTATTGCCGAACCTGAATCACGCGGCGAATGAATCGTATGCGCAATCTCCATTTGCTACGGGATTGATTGAAGGATACTTCACTATGGATTCCCTCGCGGCGCTCATGTTTGCTCCAGTTATTCTAGGAGCGTTGGCAAGTGCAGGTTTTGTCGGCAAAAAACTCTACGGGGGTATGGTCAAAGCCTCCGTGCTTGCCGGTGTACTGCTTGCTTTGACCTATCTCGGCTTAGTTAATATCGGAATAGTGGGCGACGGCGATAATGGCGCTGCGGTCATTACGAATGTTTCCCACGAACTCTTTGGCCGCCCAGGGCAAATGATCTTTGGCTTGATCGTTTTCCTTGCATGTTTAACTACAGCTCTTGGTCTGATGACCGCGTCAGTGGCTTACTTCAGCAAGCTCGTGCCTCAACTTTCCTCTCATACCTGGTTGATTATTCATGTTGTTGTTGCTTTTGGTTTGTCTAACCTCGGCCTGGATATCATCTTGATGCTCGTTGCGCCGTTGACTCAGCTCCTTTATCCGATCACGATCGCAGTTATTGTTGTTGCGTTGGTTGAAGCCTTCGCTGTTCGGTGTTACTTAACGTGGTCCTACCGTCTGGCTGCATACACTGCCGCAGCTTTGGCCATCCCAGAGGCGTTGAACGCCACCGGGATCAGTGCGTTTTCCTCGTTCCGTTTCTTCCTTGATCTTTTCCCACTGGGATACTTGCAGATGGCATGGCTCGTTCCTGCCCTAGTGGCACTCGTACTCGGTCTGGCTATTGACATGATTCTCAAACCAGCGACGTTGGCGCAAGAAGCCTAA
- a CDS encoding GntR family transcriptional regulator: protein MSVDDSRPIWIQLVDTFSHNIVTGTWPAGSKIPSVRELALDAGVNPNTIQRALTQLDNEGLTTTERTQGRFVTTDLRTIAHKRSELAGQATSQHVTTMVSLGLSIDAAIELIRERWND from the coding sequence ATGTCAGTCGACGACTCTCGCCCAATCTGGATCCAACTGGTTGACACTTTCAGCCACAACATCGTGACTGGAACATGGCCAGCAGGGTCAAAGATTCCCAGCGTCCGTGAGCTAGCACTGGACGCCGGAGTCAACCCCAACACAATCCAACGCGCACTCACCCAGCTCGATAACGAAGGTCTCACCACCACCGAACGCACACAGGGTCGTTTCGTGACAACCGATCTGCGAACGATCGCCCACAAACGATCCGAGTTAGCCGGTCAAGCAACCAGCCAACATGTGACAACGATGGTCTCCTTAGGCCTGAGCATCGACGCAGCCATAGAGCTTATCCGCGAGCGCTGGAACGATTGA
- a CDS encoding amino acid ABC transporter permease: protein MHAVELWVDSLPTLLAATISVTLPLAVIAFAFALIIGGLVAVVRFERIPVLAQIGAIYVWIFRGTPLLVQLFIVFYGLPRAGIVLEAWPVAIMTLSLNAGAYTAEALRAGLKAVPRGQWEAGQSLNLTHRKILWHIVAPQAFRISIPPLSSDFIDLVKGTSLVSSITLVDVFLRSQQLAAITFEPLLLYVEVAMIYLVINSVLTAGQHALEKRTSKYVETR, encoded by the coding sequence ATGCATGCTGTGGAATTGTGGGTGGATTCGTTACCCACATTATTAGCTGCAACAATCAGTGTGACGTTGCCGCTAGCGGTTATTGCGTTTGCTTTTGCACTGATTATTGGTGGACTTGTTGCAGTTGTTCGGTTTGAGCGCATCCCAGTCTTAGCGCAGATCGGCGCGATATATGTGTGGATCTTCCGTGGCACTCCGTTGCTTGTTCAACTCTTCATTGTGTTTTATGGATTGCCTCGGGCAGGTATCGTACTTGAGGCGTGGCCGGTAGCCATTATGACGCTATCGTTAAACGCTGGTGCCTACACTGCAGAAGCGTTACGTGCAGGACTGAAAGCTGTTCCGCGCGGGCAATGGGAAGCAGGGCAGTCGTTGAATCTTACCCACCGGAAGATCCTCTGGCATATCGTTGCTCCCCAGGCATTTCGAATTTCTATCCCGCCGCTGTCGTCAGATTTCATTGATCTCGTTAAAGGAACGTCGCTCGTATCATCAATCACCTTGGTTGATGTATTCTTGCGGAGCCAACAGCTAGCAGCCATCACCTTCGAGCCGCTGTTACTCTATGTAGAAGTCGCAATGATTTATCTCGTCATTAATTCGGTGCTCACCGCGGGGCAACATGCGCTCGAAAAGCGAACATCGAAGTATGTGGAGACACGCTAA
- a CDS encoding metal ABC transporter substrate-binding protein yields MNIKKITRVLPALLAGCALALTGCSSSTDSATNAEGSTVDTSAAESTEKPVVLTTFTVIADMASQVTGDKMTVLSITEPDAEIHDYQPTPEDIKKAEKADVILNNGLGLERWFERFVADVDAPHFDLSEGVEPIAIAEGEYEGKPNPHAWMSPDSALIYVDNIVKAVSSIDKANADYYKENGEKYKKELAGVKEKMEKELASIPENQRALVTCEGAFSYLARDMKLTEKYLWGVNAEGALTPQRMADVENFVKDSKVPAVFCESTVDNKMQPVVEATGTPFGGVLYVDSLTDSDGDVPTYLDLLRYDAETITKGLTGKAQ; encoded by the coding sequence ATGAATATCAAAAAAATTACGCGCGTTCTCCCAGCGCTCCTAGCGGGTTGCGCACTCGCTTTAACGGGATGTTCTTCGTCAACTGACTCCGCTACCAACGCCGAAGGTTCAACTGTTGATACCTCTGCAGCAGAGTCGACAGAAAAGCCAGTGGTGTTGACAACCTTCACGGTGATCGCCGATATGGCAAGCCAGGTCACTGGTGACAAGATGACCGTTCTCTCCATCACCGAGCCAGATGCGGAAATCCACGACTACCAGCCAACGCCAGAAGATATCAAGAAGGCTGAAAAGGCAGACGTTATTTTGAATAACGGACTTGGGCTCGAGCGCTGGTTTGAGCGATTTGTTGCTGATGTGGATGCCCCACACTTCGATCTTTCCGAAGGTGTTGAGCCGATTGCTATCGCCGAAGGCGAATACGAGGGCAAGCCGAACCCGCATGCCTGGATGTCTCCAGATTCGGCGTTGATCTATGTTGATAACATTGTTAAGGCAGTGTCGTCGATCGATAAAGCCAACGCCGATTACTACAAAGAAAATGGTGAGAAGTACAAGAAGGAACTTGCCGGCGTGAAGGAAAAGATGGAAAAGGAGCTCGCTTCGATTCCGGAAAACCAACGCGCACTGGTGACCTGTGAAGGCGCATTCTCTTACCTGGCTCGCGATATGAAGCTGACTGAAAAGTATCTGTGGGGAGTTAATGCCGAAGGTGCGTTGACTCCGCAGCGCATGGCTGACGTAGAAAACTTCGTCAAGGATTCAAAGGTTCCAGCTGTGTTCTGTGAGTCTACTGTTGATAACAAGATGCAACCAGTCGTGGAAGCAACCGGAACCCCATTTGGTGGCGTTCTCTACGTTGATTCGCTTACCGATTCTGACGGCGATGTGCCAACTTATCTCGATCTTCTGCGTTACGACGCAGAGACCATCACAAAGGGTTTGACTGGCAAGGCTCAGTAA
- a CDS encoding metal ABC transporter ATP-binding protein, with protein sequence MDTQNLVLDVRNVHVAYGEVRALTGIDFAIDSGKICAIVGMNGSGKSTFFKSIMGLVRYQQGDIRIVGQSSLDARRAGKVGYVPQNEEIDSRFPLSIYEVVMMGRYGLMGPLRKPSDADRAAVNHALDVVGLTDLADRPIGALSGGQRKRAFVARAVAQGAELMLLDEPFAGVDYTSAGVITELLQELAKAGATLLVSTHDLSAIPDFADEVALLNRKIVGRGDPRTTLNAENLKIAFTQPEGLSQESYA encoded by the coding sequence GTGGATACACAGAATCTTGTTTTAGATGTGCGAAACGTGCATGTCGCCTATGGTGAGGTTCGTGCACTAACCGGCATTGACTTCGCAATTGACAGCGGAAAAATTTGTGCCATTGTGGGCATGAACGGCTCCGGAAAATCCACATTCTTCAAATCCATTATGGGGCTAGTGCGCTACCAGCAAGGCGACATCAGAATTGTTGGGCAAAGCTCCCTCGATGCCCGGCGTGCCGGCAAAGTTGGCTACGTTCCACAAAACGAAGAAATCGATTCCCGATTCCCACTCTCAATTTATGAGGTCGTCATGATGGGACGCTACGGACTGATGGGACCACTCCGCAAACCAAGCGATGCAGACCGGGCAGCCGTTAACCATGCACTCGACGTCGTCGGACTCACCGATCTTGCCGACCGACCCATCGGCGCCTTATCAGGTGGTCAACGTAAGCGAGCCTTCGTCGCACGTGCAGTGGCACAAGGCGCCGAACTGATGTTACTCGACGAGCCGTTCGCTGGCGTTGATTACACGTCTGCTGGCGTCATTACCGAACTTTTACAAGAGCTGGCAAAAGCTGGGGCAACCTTGCTAGTTTCTACCCACGACTTATCAGCAATCCCAGACTTTGCTGATGAAGTAGCGTTACTTAACCGAAAAATTGTCGGCCGAGGTGACCCACGTACCACCCTCAACGCAGAGAATCTCAAAATAGCTTTTACTCAACCAGAAGGTCTTTCTCAGGAGTCGTACGCATGA
- a CDS encoding LssY C-terminal domain-containing protein produces MCITRTVQMDYMFNSSPSESTPADHNAKEHYPLPEFPPAYISRNITSPRRRFRSANHIAMFSFVAIALFSACWLMILIILHPTRGSWYINLLIFWVAMTYFVLPRLHQIFTFLYVPDYFIGRTRTNDGVLGDPVNLAFNGTESDLKAALAQAGWVEADALNIRSGTQIVLSTLRHTPYPSAPVSDLNLFGRKQNFSFQRDVDGTTYQRHHIRFWRVPAGWRPPGGEKVDWVAAASFDRAVGINFFTLQATHRIDADIDAERNFVINTIRYADPHCTVSIIEHFSTSYYSWNGGGDLIVTDGHLPVVDVSQADQRSPYNSPETRPHSHALPPVPLWFAAVFFTLLITTAAYRVMTFQPYGWAYAGLAAILGALLFLTFRRRRWAWFTMMGYSALVSTLLLFATSWTLLPEESTFSVVGLTVLFLVTIADEKILGWVHERRRKHIS; encoded by the coding sequence ATGTGTATCACCAGGACGGTTCAGATGGACTATATGTTTAACTCTTCACCCTCTGAATCTACCCCTGCTGACCACAACGCCAAAGAACACTACCCACTACCAGAGTTTCCCCCTGCCTACATTTCTCGAAACATCACGTCACCACGCCGACGTTTTCGCTCAGCTAACCACATCGCAATGTTCTCTTTTGTTGCGATCGCACTTTTCAGTGCCTGCTGGCTGATGATCCTCATCATTCTTCACCCCACCCGTGGCTCTTGGTACATTAACCTGCTCATCTTCTGGGTTGCGATGACGTATTTTGTTTTACCGCGACTCCATCAGATATTCACATTTTTATACGTTCCGGATTATTTTATTGGTAGAACCCGCACCAACGACGGCGTTCTGGGGGATCCGGTGAATCTAGCATTCAACGGCACAGAATCTGACCTCAAGGCCGCCCTCGCCCAAGCCGGATGGGTCGAAGCTGACGCACTCAACATTCGTTCCGGAACACAAATAGTTCTTTCAACTCTTCGTCACACACCTTACCCTTCTGCCCCAGTCTCCGACCTCAACCTCTTCGGCAGGAAACAAAATTTCAGTTTCCAACGCGATGTCGATGGAACAACGTATCAACGCCACCACATCCGGTTTTGGCGAGTGCCAGCAGGATGGCGACCACCCGGTGGAGAAAAAGTCGACTGGGTAGCCGCAGCGTCCTTCGATCGTGCGGTTGGAATCAACTTCTTCACCTTGCAGGCAACTCACCGCATCGACGCTGATATTGATGCCGAACGCAATTTCGTCATCAACACCATCCGCTACGCAGATCCACACTGTACTGTTTCAATCATCGAGCATTTTTCGACATCGTACTATTCCTGGAATGGCGGAGGCGATCTTATCGTCACCGACGGGCATCTCCCCGTCGTAGACGTCTCGCAAGCAGACCAACGCTCGCCGTATAACTCCCCAGAAACGCGCCCGCATTCTCACGCCCTCCCTCCTGTTCCATTGTGGTTTGCCGCAGTCTTCTTCACTTTGCTCATCACCACAGCAGCATATCGAGTTATGACTTTCCAACCATATGGATGGGCCTACGCCGGACTTGCCGCAATATTGGGAGCGTTACTTTTCCTCACGTTTCGCCGACGACGCTGGGCGTGGTTCACAATGATGGGCTATTCAGCCCTCGTTTCCACTCTTCTACTGTTCGCCACATCATGGACTTTACTGCCTGAAGAATCAACTTTTTCGGTTGTTGGCCTGACAGTTTTGTTTTTGGTAACTATCGCAGATGAGAAGATTCTGGGCTGGGTGCACGAGCGACGGCGTAAACATATTTCCTAG